A single window of uncultured Pseudodesulfovibrio sp. DNA harbors:
- a CDS encoding geranylgeranyl reductase family protein: MTQQFDTIICGGGLAGSAAGFSLARAGHSVAILDRASFPRKKLCGGLLTWKSVKLLEHLYGETPGLLSNVGALNFASNQYAIHTFDGLLAEGETSFPFHFVDRTVFDAHLLAKAETAGATVFQETKVVACDLKKGIITCNNGETFQGKYIIGADGANSVVRKAFPNIDRDRMKQLMAATIEIRLDAKDFPRPVKYPELYIGFMEAGYGWVFPNHNTVIVGICGLKSDNHKFSQLFKEYLDFLKVDSKAIPDLQGHPLPYGNYLEDPVFGVTLLAGDAGGFVEPLFGEGIFFAMCSGMYAGEAVAHGLATNTNPGPVYTRRLHQQIMPELKASNRLRWTLFKGMQWIGPSSLKIFVNAASTPLAEMVHGVRSYAWMRKKHWDF; encoded by the coding sequence ATGACACAACAATTCGACACCATCATCTGCGGAGGCGGTCTGGCTGGCAGTGCAGCCGGATTTTCATTGGCACGAGCTGGCCATTCCGTGGCAATACTGGATAGAGCCTCATTCCCACGAAAAAAACTCTGTGGAGGACTGCTGACGTGGAAATCCGTCAAACTCCTTGAACACCTCTACGGGGAAACCCCGGGGTTGCTCTCCAACGTTGGCGCTCTCAACTTTGCATCAAACCAATACGCTATCCACACCTTTGACGGCCTTCTGGCTGAAGGGGAAACATCTTTCCCCTTTCATTTCGTGGACAGAACGGTATTTGATGCGCACCTGCTCGCCAAAGCCGAAACAGCTGGGGCAACGGTATTTCAGGAGACCAAAGTCGTTGCCTGTGACCTTAAAAAGGGCATTATCACCTGCAACAACGGTGAAACGTTCCAAGGGAAATATATCATCGGTGCGGATGGGGCTAATTCAGTTGTACGAAAAGCCTTCCCCAACATAGACCGCGACCGAATGAAGCAACTCATGGCCGCAACCATAGAAATCCGTTTGGACGCAAAAGACTTCCCTAGACCAGTCAAATACCCCGAACTCTACATTGGTTTCATGGAAGCAGGTTATGGATGGGTCTTCCCCAATCACAATACCGTCATCGTCGGTATCTGTGGGCTCAAGTCAGATAATCATAAATTTTCTCAACTGTTTAAAGAATATCTAGACTTTCTCAAGGTAGATTCCAAGGCTATACCCGACCTTCAAGGGCACCCCTTGCCTTATGGGAATTATCTGGAAGACCCGGTATTCGGCGTCACATTGTTGGCCGGGGACGCTGGAGGATTCGTTGAGCCACTTTTCGGAGAAGGCATCTTTTTCGCCATGTGCTCAGGCATGTATGCTGGCGAAGCCGTCGCCCATGGACTTGCCACCAACACCAACCCCGGCCCGGTGTATACCCGTCGACTGCATCAACAGATCATGCCGGAACTCAAGGCGTCCAATCGACTCCGCTGGACTTTGTTCAAAGGCATGCAATGGATCGGTCCATCAAGTCTCAAAATTTTCGTCAATGCGGCGAGCACTCCTCTGGCCGAAAT